Genomic window (Spirosoma sp. KCTC 42546):
GCAGGTCCTTTTGGTCTTGGGCTGGCTGCTTATTTTCAGAAGCGTCGGCACGATTACCAAATCGTGGGTAAACCAATGGAATTCTGGAAGCAGCATATGCCAACGGGCATGTTGCTCCGGTCCAATGTCAATTGGTACCTCGACCCAGATCACCACTGGACTATCGACCGTTTTCTGACTAGTCATTACCCTTCCCGATTGTCGACAGATCCCATTTCCAGGGAACAATATATTGCCTACATGGATTGGTTCAGACAGCAAGCCGGCATTTCCGTGACCCCAAGCTATGTTTGTCTGTTAAGCCAGGATGAACACGGGTTTGTGGCCAAACTGGATAACGGCAATACCGTTCAGGCGAAGCAGGCGGTGATCGCCACTGGCTTTCAATACTTTGCTCATTCTCCCGCTACTCTGGTGACGCTATTACCAGCGGGGCGTTACCAGCATAGCTGCGATGCCGTTGACATGGATGTGTATAAGGGTAAGCGGGTTTTGCTGATTGGTGGACGACAAAGCGCGTTTGAGTCGGCGGCTTTGTTACAGGAAGCGGGTGCTTCGCATACTCACATCAGTTACCGCCATGATACACCCCGTTTTGAGGAAGCGGATTGGTCGTGGGTTGAAACCCTGGTCGAACACATGGTTGACCAACCGGGCTGGTTTCGTGAGTTATCGGCTGAGGAGCAGGATCAATATCGGTACAAGCTTTGGGCCGAAGGACGGCTAAAAGTAGAGCCTTGGCTCGAAAAGCGTGTTTGCCTGCCTGGCGTAACGCTGCATCCGCACACGGAGGTCGTATCAGCCATTCTGCAACCTGACCATTCGCTACGAATAACGTTGAGTTCCGGAGAGCAGATTGACGTCGATGAAGTCATACTGGCGACTGGTTATCAGGTCAATGTGGCGCGGTTGCCTTTTTTGTCGACATCGCTCCAGGATGTATTGGTTACCCGGAACGGATTCCCCTTACTCGACCTGAATTTCCAAAGCAGCATCTCAGGCCTGTATTTTAGTAGCTTTCCGGCTGGTCAATCGTTCGGACCTTTCTTTGGCTTTACGGTAGCTGTACGCACGGCTGCACAACTGATTGGCCAGGCCCTTGTATCAATTGAAAAACGTCAACTACCCAGCGCGAAAGCCTGAGTGCCCATTCTTTAATTAGGTACGTGTAATCTGGGAAGCACACTATAAGCCACTCTGGGTACCACGATCCTATAAGTCAAGGCTTAGTGGTTAGTTCTAGTTGGCCAAAGCATCACTTCCTGTAAAAACTTGCAGATATAATAGCGCGATTTAAGCCTCGCCACGTCATTGTGGGTTCACCCAAAACAGTTTCAACGGAGAAATTATCACCGATCAGGCCAATACTTTGCAGATAATCCACCTCCTGAGGTATCAGGGTAACGCCGGATTCTTTATAGGCAAAGTTTAAAAATAGCGTTCCTTTTGACTTGGGGTCGTTTTGACGCGGCCACAGTTTAGCTTTGATTGGGTACTCCGTGGCTCGAAACTGTAGGGTGCCTTCTAGTTCAAGAATGCGGCCATCAATCTGTTTTGCCGATGAAGGCCACAGGTTAAGTGTTGCTACATCCTGAAGGAGTGTGTCTTTTGTGATCCCCGTTGAATAGTAGACCGGAACCAGATTCTTATGACTGACCTGAGCTTGCCGAATCTCCCAGGTTCCTACGAGTTGTGGCCTTAATTCGTCAACAAATTTAATTGTCAACTCAGTGGGAGTAGGGGCATTTCCATGCTGGCGGCATTGACTGAAACAAAGGCACACGGCCAAAAGGGCAAGTCGAACATCCATGATTGAACGAATTTAACGGTTGTGGCTTTGCGCAACTATAAGAATCGATGATATATGTTGGTTTGTTTATGAAAAACCGCTCTGGATATATCTCATTTGCAATTCGTTACTCAATTCTATTGCCAATGCACTAGGTAGCGTTCGTATTTTTGGCAATTTCAATAATGTGGTTGATGAAATCGCTGGCTTTACGTTCTTTCAATTGCGCATATTTCTTTCGGTCTTGTTTTGCTTCGTCGGCAATTTCATATTTCAACGTTTGATAGTAAATCCTCGCTTCTTTATTTCTACTAAGATAATCTCTAAATAAAATATGTTTTTGTAATTCTTCACTATCTGTTGGGCAAGCGTATAGGTGATGGCTGATGAAATCTAATACAGGATGCTTTGCAGTAATTGTGTCTCGCTTAAACACTTCCCGATTAGGAATGCCTTGATTTCCATTATGATAGTAGCCAATTTTTCTTAATCTTTTGGTTAGTTCATGAAATTCTAGCCTGCTGCTAAAAACTAGATCGATATCAATAATTGGTTTTGCGGCTAATTCGGGAATTGAGGTACTACCTACGTGTTCTATGGAAACGGTTAGATCAAATAAAGCCTCATGGAGTACTTTTTTTAATTCATTGAAATCTGTTAGCCAATCCGCTGTATAGTCTTGAATCAACATGGTTTAGTTTAAATTGCAGTACCCGCCAACTTGCTTCAATAGGCATAAGCCAGCACATTGTTCTGGGCCTCGTCAAATGAGGAACTAGCATTTGTTTTCATTGTAATAGACTAAGTAGCCAAAGCAACATGATATACATCGTGTTGCCAGGTGCTGGTGAGGACGTAACTCGACTGAACACCCGAAAATAACCCCACGCGGAGCGAAACACAAAATCGGCCTAATAGCTTATGAAGTTAGTACAATCAGCCCCTTTGTCTGACTAATACGCATCAGATCCAGATGGAGGGTTGTGCCAACTTCATAAGTTTATCTGTTGTTATTGCTTCTTGTCCATCCAAAAGCGCAGTATGTTGCCATCAGGATCTTTGAAGCTAGCTATATAAGCTCCATCTCCTAAGTCCATAATAGGATGAATCATCTTAACGTTGTGTGTGGTTATAAAACGATCTATATCATCCACAGCGAAAGAGAGTACGATATTCTCGTTTGGCTGCTCGTTCACTTTTCGTTTAAGTACAGCATAATGGATGCCATTATAATCGCACTCCCAATGGTCGGGCGTGTTCCCATGACGATTAAGTGCCAATGGGATACCTAACACTTCGTTGTAAAATTTGACTAACCGGTCCGGCTCAGGCGATGACATAATTATCCCTGTTAAACCTTTTACTTTTAAATCTTCCATATTATATCATGTATGATGTTATTTTTTTTCAAATTTACAGCATAAATGATTAAAGATAATCATTTATGCTGTTTTTTATTATATTTACATCAAATATGATCTATATGAATAAGACTGTGGAGTTGATTAACCTATGGGCGAAGTATGAGGAAGAAAACCCCAAGGCTGAACTAAGCCAGTTTTGTCAAGACTACCTGGTTAATCAGGAGCAGAAAACCAAAAAGGTTACCTTTTGGCAATCTCCCGTTCCACCTGACAGCGCCAGCATACTCACGAAGCTGGTAGGTAGGATTGCCAGGCTTCATAATCTATATGTTATGGGAGCCTTTAAGGACTGCGGTATCAGTACGTTCGACGAGTTTTTATACCTCAACTCCATTGCCAATACGTCAACTCCAAAGAAAACGGATGTCATTTTGGCCAATTTCAACGAGCTGTCATCAGGCTTGTTGATTCTCGACCGATTAAAGAAAGCTGAACTAATCGTAGAACAGGGTGATAAGCTAGATAAGCGGACCAAGCGGTTAGAGCTGACCAAAGAAGGGGCAAGCGTATTAGCCGCCTGCTACCAAAAGTTGAGTGAAGTGAATGAAATGTGTTTTGGCGGATTAGCCGAAGAACAAGTACAGTTGTGCATCCAATTGCTACAGCCCGTTGAAGCTTCGCTTGCCAAACAGTGGTTAGAGGATAAAAAAAAATAACGAAAATGGATAGCACCTGGTGGTTGGGCGGTTCTTTCATCGCCCTACAGCCAGGTGCCCCTTCACACCCTGTCTCGGATGTGCTGTGTGTTTTTAACGACCTGATAATCAATAGGAGAAAACGTAAAGCTTTTGGGGGCTTGCTCGCTAGAACATGGTGGTGGTTGGGCTTCAAACCCGCCTTCGGGGCGTGATTTTGTTACAGCCTACATGCTTATTGGCCCTTTCTATAAGGCTTATAGCCCAAAAACGAAACCGTTGTTGGGGAAAATCCCATCAGCTGCTGGCTAATGTCGCTTATCAAACTTAAGCCGTTGGTTGAGTTTGTAAAATAGACCACGGCATCCTGGCTTTTCGCGCAGCCGGTTACGTAGCATTTGTAGGTGTCGTTGTCGCCCCAGTGCCAGAAATAATCGGCTTTTGGGCTGTGTTCCAAGCCAAATCCTAATCCCCAGCTCAACGTTGATGAAAGCGAGTCAGACCTACCTGAAAACGTTTTGGGTAACCGGCCCTGAGAGGTAAGCATCTGGTTCACTGTCGTTACTGTCAAGCCCCTGGGCGTTAAGATAGCCAGTAGAAACCGGGCATAATCGTCGGCGGTAGTTTGTAGAGAATAGGCTGTATTGGCCTGATTGGATTTGTATTTGGGTTCTGGTTTCCCTTCCTGATCGTGCGGGTAAGCAAAATTAGCGTCGAACGTGGGTTGCCAGACGTAACTACTGCGGGTCATTTGCAAGGGAATAAATACCCGTTCTGTCATCAGGTCATTCAGCGGTTTTCCGGTAATTTTTTCAACCACTTTTTGCAGATAAACGAAGCCCTCGCCCGAGTAACCAAAGCGTTCGCCGGGTGCCCAGCGCATGGCTAGTTCCGATGATCGCCTGTTTTTACGCCAGTTCGGGAATCCCGTCCGATGGCTCAATACCATTCGGGCTGTAATCTTTTTGTACCGTTCGTCGGCAGCAACGTCTGGGTAGGGGAGGTATTCATAAAGCGGCTTATCTAAATCAAGCAAGCGCTCTTCCACCAGTTGTAGTACGGCGTATGCGAATACGGGCTTGCTTAACGAAGCCGCATCGAAGATGGTGGCCGATGTCACGGGTTGCGTTGAGTCGGCTTTAGTGAGGCCGTAGCCTTTGCTATAGACAAGTTTATTCGCGCGAATAATAGCTATCGATAGGCCCGGCACGTTGGCGCTATCCATATGACGGGTAATGAACTGGTCAACCTGGGCGGGCTGGGGATCAGGCAGCTTGTTCTGAGCCTGAAGCATTGGGCCTGTAGACCAGGTCAGCATCACCAGCACGCTAGTTTTGAGGGAAAGCCAGAAACGCGTTTTCATAAGCCAGGGAAGTGTGTTTATGCGTAAAAGAGTCAACGAGTAGCCTATTGTTGCGTCAGTTATTTGCCAATCTGTTAAAATGTATACCCCACCTGCGTCTGTAAGCTAAATTCAACTGATGAATCATTTACGCTGGCTCCTCCTAATTGCCCAAACTTGTAGGTCCAGGTGGGTTGCGCTATGAGTGTGTACCGACTCGTTAGTTTATACCGGATCCCGGCACCCAGCATTCCATGAAAAATGGGTCGGGGAGTTGATAGGAGCCGAAGGTATTGGGTTGACTCACCAGTGCGCATGACAACCACGCGTGAGGTTATTGGCAAATCGACAAACAGGCCTACCGAAAAATAAGGTGATAGACGCTGGGTCGAGGAATAATAATTCAGGAGCAGAGGAAAGCGAATAACCCGATTTCGTAGAGAAACGGTACCTTCGCCCGCTACAGCCTGTCGCGCCTGTCGGAGGGAAAGTTGCTGAAACCAGATACCCGACGAAACCGACCAGCCGGGTGCGTAGGTATAGTGCACCGATGCACCAATTGAATACCCAGTTGAC
Coding sequences:
- a CDS encoding NAD(P)-binding domain-containing protein, whose protein sequence is MNQSTDTLIVGAGPFGLGLAAYFQKRRHDYQIVGKPMEFWKQHMPTGMLLRSNVNWYLDPDHHWTIDRFLTSHYPSRLSTDPISREQYIAYMDWFRQQAGISVTPSYVCLLSQDEHGFVAKLDNGNTVQAKQAVIATGFQYFAHSPATLVTLLPAGRYQHSCDAVDMDVYKGKRVLLIGGRQSAFESAALLQEAGASHTHISYRHDTPRFEEADWSWVETLVEHMVDQPGWFRELSAEEQDQYRYKLWAEGRLKVEPWLEKRVCLPGVTLHPHTEVVSAILQPDHSLRITLSSGEQIDVDEVILATGYQVNVARLPFLSTSLQDVLVTRNGFPLLDLNFQSSISGLYFSSFPAGQSFGPFFGFTVAVRTAAQLIGQALVSIEKRQLPSAKA
- a CDS encoding GrpB family protein, whose protein sequence is MLIQDYTADWLTDFNELKKVLHEALFDLTVSIEHVGSTSIPELAAKPIIDIDLVFSSRLEFHELTKRLRKIGYYHNGNQGIPNREVFKRDTITAKHPVLDFISHHLYACPTDSEELQKHILFRDYLSRNKEARIYYQTLKYEIADEAKQDRKKYAQLKERKASDFINHIIEIAKNTNAT
- a CDS encoding VOC family protein translates to MEDLKVKGLTGIIMSSPEPDRLVKFYNEVLGIPLALNRHGNTPDHWECDYNGIHYAVLKRKVNEQPNENIVLSFAVDDIDRFITTHNVKMIHPIMDLGDGAYIASFKDPDGNILRFWMDKKQ
- a CDS encoding MarR family winged helix-turn-helix transcriptional regulator, which produces MNKTVELINLWAKYEEENPKAELSQFCQDYLVNQEQKTKKVTFWQSPVPPDSASILTKLVGRIARLHNLYVMGAFKDCGISTFDEFLYLNSIANTSTPKKTDVILANFNELSSGLLILDRLKKAELIVEQGDKLDKRTKRLELTKEGASVLAACYQKLSEVNEMCFGGLAEEQVQLCIQLLQPVEASLAKQWLEDKKK
- a CDS encoding serine hydrolase; translated protein: MKTRFWLSLKTSVLVMLTWSTGPMLQAQNKLPDPQPAQVDQFITRHMDSANVPGLSIAIIRANKLVYSKGYGLTKADSTQPVTSATIFDAASLSKPVFAYAVLQLVEERLLDLDKPLYEYLPYPDVAADERYKKITARMVLSHRTGFPNWRKNRRSSELAMRWAPGERFGYSGEGFVYLQKVVEKITGKPLNDLMTERVFIPLQMTRSSYVWQPTFDANFAYPHDQEGKPEPKYKSNQANTAYSLQTTADDYARFLLAILTPRGLTVTTVNQMLTSQGRLPKTFSGRSDSLSSTLSWGLGFGLEHSPKADYFWHWGDNDTYKCYVTGCAKSQDAVVYFTNSTNGLSLISDISQQLMGFSPTTVSFLGYKPYRKGQ
- a CDS encoding outer membrane beta-barrel protein, producing MNRKLTFLVALFFCSISQSLAQQTLSVSAMLSPTFSHTLYNYRYFYPESDGQIVEPVYISGSRWSTGYSIGASVHYTYAPGWSVSSGIWFQQLSLRQARQAVAGEGTVSLRNRVIRFPLLLNYYSSTQRLSPYFSVGLFVDLPITSRVVVMRTGESTQYLRLLSTPRPIFHGMLGAGIRYKLTSRYTLIAQPTWTYKFGQLGGASVNDSSVEFSLQTQVGYTF